The window tggtaggatccacttattaaatttatgatggaGTTTACCGTGAatataagagaagaaagcaCCATTTATCTATACTCCGAGAGCACTTAAGAATCATCTGTGGCGCAAAGTGCCTAAGTATTAACTAGTACATATCATTGTAGTTGGGGGTAACAAACTTTACAAattctttttgataattcaattgttacaatAATTTGAGTGGGAGGATTTGAACCTCTGTTCTCTTCATAAAAGAGGCTAGGCAAAACCATTGAGTTGCAAGCCTCTAGGCAAAGAACTCTACaaattgatgaaaaaattgGGTCACACATCAAGATTAACTTTTTCCATAATCTGTAAAGTCAagataacattaaaaaaaatccattgcaCATTTCAAAAGACTTCAAGTCATGTTACAAGTAATTTGAAggaaatatgaaaacaaaaaacaaaaagctaaaagaaaaaaatacagcaATGTAGCCAAAGCTAGTTATTTGCTATCCACAATCAGAACCTGCTCAAGAGGTGGACCAGGAAGCAATATAAGTAATCTGGTCCAGTAGCTTGTGGTATTTATTGATGGAGCTTTCAGGGCATATTATCATATATGTAGCCATGCAGGAAAGGTGCCTAGTACTCTGCCAGCAACGACTGTTACTTGGGGTGAGCCAGAATTACATTATCTCAATCACAGCTCGACCGACAATTTTTCCCTCGTTGAGATCCTGGAATGCTTGGCCTGCCTCCTCAAATGTGTATTTTCTAGAAACAGCATCAGAGAGATTGAAGATACCAGTTTCTGCCAGTCTCACCAATTTGGGGAGATCTTGCCTAGCCCTTCCTCCATAGGAACCAATGACTTGAATCTGTTCAATGAGATTTTCAGTTAGATGTTGGAACATACAAAAATCCCAAATCATACACAGCATGCAAAGGAAATGTCAATTACTAAAGCTAAAAATTCTTAGTGTATATAGTGCTATAGTTGAACAGAGCTGAACACAAAGTGTTGTTAGGCCAAGATTGGTGATATGAAAGTTGCATTTACAGTAGCTAGAGGTAAGACGAAGATCTCAAACATGTTCAATATCAGTTGCTGGCTGGGACTGGATGCTTTGGTTTGGGTCAACTGTCCCCACATAAACAGAGTGAGAGAGgtgggagaaaaaaaatctaacattcAAGCCAATTTTGCAATCTTCAAAATgcaagtaaaataaataaatgtgatcATTATTGGGAATTTTGTGAACAACAATTGATAaggcaaaaaatttaaaaatgatgcCCGAAAAGAAACACCTCAATTCTTAAAATGACTATGATGCCTTTTCTTCAACCATCAATCAACTCCTTGCCACTTTGTTTCTCTGATTcctacatgttatcaattgctgCACTACCCACTCTAAACATGGAGTGAGACGAtgagtaggaaaaaaaaaaaaaccgtcaTATTAGGATGAGACAAGAAGGGAGTGTCATTTGAATCACCACGCAACCAATGAGCTTCGAACTACAACCATACCATTCAATCCATTATTTTGGAAGGAGTCATTTGAGTTAGAACTCACTGGCATGTTAACcttattatccttttttttttggtttctttctcactctctctttgaTATTCTATCACTATTTGTGGTATTGTCCACATGCATTGTTCACCGTTTGTGGACAAATTCGATTTCCGTTTCTTGTTACCTATTTACAACCCTAAATCAACTATTTTTTCTTCCCCACAAAAACCCTGGTCATTCTTGAACCTTAACCCTTCTTTCCAAAGGTTCTAAACCATAAATTCACAAATCTCCAAACCCTAAGCCTACCACAAGTACACAAAGACAAATTTCCCAATTTGTCCTATGTCACAACAAGTGTATTGGTACTTCTAGATTTGTTTTTTCCCTTGTTAATCTATGATCTTTTTAGTTAAATTTGCATCATAtttccaaatttaaaatatattaagaatATTCCAATAAATATGTCAACAATAGTTTTGTAGAATACCATGTGCTATTGTGGTTTTAGGATTTACCATACTAGACAAGCATTCCCGTTGGCAATTGTACATGGTATATGTGGGGAAAATTTAGCATAAAGGCACAAAAAGAGCCCTACAGCCGGACTTGTAAAATCTTACAATTGCAAATTTGCTACAGTGCCATCCTAAATGTAGGATGGCACTGTAGCACTttagtaaaaattataatatattttaattgataaagtggaagagagatgagggagaagaaagagagagagttgtattggaatatattatattattttagtgggtaatatatattattttaatgagtagaataggaaaataaaagttgggatgttggttgtgttataaaatgatatggtataattgataaaataactttttgagatggtagAATAGAATAGGATGGAAGTTGCGGATGCGAATGCTTAGTATTCCTATATATACCCGACattgggttcattgtaacatttAGTTCAATATAAAAAGATGTAGTTGCTTGGGACTTTCTGTTATGGACTTAAGTCATGccaaaccaattaaattctcttactttcattctctctctctctctctctctgaataattttattttcttatttatatttaagaTTGTATCAAAGCTGAGAGTTTCTGTCTAGTTTCCAAAAGACCATCGACTCACACACCTCACAACATTGTCCTCTATCGATGTCTTCTAGCTCCTACAACACTTTCTTCTACCAATATCTTTTGGCCAATGTTGTTGCTCTCCTATGGTTGCCAGTATTGTCATCGTGCCACTTTTCATCATCAACAGCCGCTTTCATTGGTGTCTATCTCGTGTATGCCATCCTTGAGCCATTTTTCTTCTGCAAAAGGCCACCAATGTAGCCATCGTCCAGTCACTGATGCAACTATCCTCTGGCCACAATAGCCGTCTTCCAACCTCCATCCGTCAAGCAAAACAATTGTCGTTCGCTACTATCTCACACTTTCCAATTCACATCAAGCCCAATCCATTTTACATCCAATTTGGTCATGGTTTCCTACACATTCTTACATTCCAAACTCAAGACATCTTCAAGGTTCCACCTTGAAGGGTATATTAGTATATTATCGCATATACGTAAACCATGGTTTTGTAGAATATTGTGGCCTGTTGTGGTTTTGTATTACCATGGGTTACTGTGATTTTAGGATTACCATACTAGGCCTAATGTATTCCTATACGTAACTACATTGGCGTCTTTGTAACATAAAATTCAATATAGAAAAGATGTAGCCATTTGGGGCTTTCCAATGTAGATGTAGGCCATCAAGCAAAATCAcgttaactctctctctctctctcaatatatatacatacacacaccaTTTTATTTCTGTCCTATTTTGAGAGAGCAAACTCAAAAAAAGATGGAAACACACTAGAAAGAATTGGTGCACTCAATATTAATTGTACTGGTAGTTCTTGATGCAGTCATTGGTAGCATTATTTATGGTTTAATTAAGAACTAGAACgaacaataaataaaatctattgGACACAAAGTACGCACCTTTCTACGAACAAGACGGTTTATATCCACCTCCCCTATGGCACCAGATTGCGTTAGTCCTATCATTACAGCTTTTCCTCCATCTCTCACACTATTGAAACACTGGAAAAATGTCTGTGGTTTTCCTAAGGCTTCCACTGCAACGTCCACACCTGCTCCCCCAGTTATTTCCTGTCCAAAACAAGTGAATAACTAAGTTAAAGACCAGTTCATAACTCCAGAAAGAATACAGTGTAACTAAGTTTGGTATGTTTCTATAAATTCAGATATGTTTGAATATGTGTACTAATTACATGGACCATTAAAGGTCCGCATCCATGTTGCAAAGCAATTATAGCAATTTATTATTGACTTAACCCATTGGCCATCACCATGAAGTGgggaaattttcaattaaaaaaatcataacaataaataatgaTATTTTGATGGGTCCTAAGGGAGTTTTTCCTTGGGGGAATATATGGTGTGCAAAGGTCCTTTGAAAGGCTTCTTTCTTTGTCTGAACAGTGGCTTGGGATAAGATTTTAATGGTGGATAACCTCCAGAAAAGAAACATCTTGATCCTTGATTGGTGTTGCATGTGCAAGAACAATATAGAATCAGTTGATTATCTCCTCCTTCATTCAGTGGTGAGGGATATCTAGTCTTTTGTGTTTGCAATATTTGGAGTCTCTTGGGTTACGACAAGGTCAGTGTCCCAGATGCTTTCTTGTTAGCAAGGGAACTTCCATACTTATGGTGGCAGCAAAATATGGAAGGTGGTTCAGTTATGTGTTATGTGGACAATCTGGCTTGAGCATAATAATGGGACCTTTGATGGGATCAAACATTCTATTCATGTAATTGAAAAGTCTATCGTGAGATGTTTGTTCAAATGCGAATGACTGCACTTGGCAGTATTCCTTGCCATTTTCTACATAAGACTCCCTAAATATGTGTTTTTAATCCCTTTAGGTGTAGTCTGGTACAGTATATAACAACTACTACCtttcttttaatgaaattattataattgtatCAAAAAAGCTTTTTACATCTAcaggtttattttctgaaacaGTATATAATATCAGAACTTTGATTACACTATCACGACTACTAAGCATTGTTTGTTCTTTATTGTACATGAAACAATAGCACAATTAGTTGTGTAATGCATTGGTTTTAGACTTATAAATTACATGTCAAATAATAATACTCCACTTCCAAACTGCTCTCACAGTTCAATAGTAATTTGCCCCTATGGTCATTCATTCAAAGTTTGATACTGCAAGGAAATtctattaaaacaaaattttaaaatcttgtCTTGAAAACATTAGAATTATATTAACAGGAACATTAAACTTGAAGATCTTCCAATGGCCATTTTCATGTGCAACTcagcttattaaaaaaaacataatgcaGATATTTACATGAAAAAATGTGAGAGCaccaggggggggggggggggggggggagttgagatcataaataataaaaatatattttagccGGAACTTTTATCTCTGtaaaaggtcaaagaaaaagataaaacacATACCCTTATCTTTTCAATGGCATCTTcttgttttgcatttatagTGTGAGTGGCACCAAATAACTTGGCTTTCTGCAGTTTATCATCCTGAACATCCACAGCAATAATATCAGAAGCACCAAAGGCTCTTGCTATCTGCAAACAACTGAAGCAGGTGATCTAGTCATGATAATGTTAAATAAAGCCTGTTCACAAATTTTCAGTTGCAACAGTGCAGTCAATTTTTGATAAGCACCCCAAAGCAGCCATAGAAAAGGGATGCTATTTGCTGTTATTTCATCAATTGACATAGGCACTTActatattccccccccccccccccctccccccaaaaaaaaaatagcatctGTGGTTTACTCCCTAAGGGTGGGTACAAAGGGTCCTTTCTTGGTGAGATTCCAcatcatcaaaaaaatttataaaactgaCTGGTCAAACAGGTTATACAAGATACCAAAATGTAATTACCAGGCATTAACAtcccagaaaaataaaaaaaaaataaaaaaaggacaGTTTCAGTGGCTTACCTTGAACCAACACCCCCAACTCCAATCACAGCAACAGAATCCCCAGGACGCACCTCAGCCGCGTGAGCCATGGCTCCATAAGCAGTAAAAACTGCACATCCTAAAATTGCAGACTCTGTGTATGGCAATGATTCTGGTAAATTAGTCAATGCATGTACTGGCACAACACAGTATTCAGCAAGGCCTCCCATACTATACATGAAAACTGGTGTCCCTGCACAATATAGAATTTCTTTTAGTATTCCACAGTGATGCACACATTGCATTAGCATTTCGCAAACAGTTTTACCTAAAAGAGGAGATAGATGGAGATATCAGAAGAACCTTAGATAAGGTTGGAAACTAAAACACCATAGAGAAAggaaagagggaaaaagaaaaacaggtAGTCTCACCCACCGACttgcatgcacacacacacatatatacacacactacaGTGATGAAGGTTCCTGATTAATGCTGGAAATGTGTGTGATAATCAAATAAAGAGGCACCGTAgtaaatggagaacaaaaaacatgTGCCAttaagcttaatatcaaacatgGGGTTCACCTATTATGACATCTAGAAGTTGAACAAGCCACACAATTTTATGAGTGGATAACAAGACCATTAACATACATATAAAGCATATATTTTGTAACTTTATGcatatatcttaaaaaaataataataataaataaataaagaaggttGACATATACCAAAGACGCATAGGCATATAATAATTCAGATATGGTTATTTGAAATTCATGAAATGCAAACTTACCACCATCGCGGAGGAACAGCCGAGTTTCACCATCATAAAGAGTTCCTTTAGCTCGGTTATAAGCAAAGAAATCCTCACATAAATCGTCATGGCCCTTTATTCAATTATGTTGATattaaatatcaaatttgtGCTACAAATTTCTCCAGGGGGGATGTTAATAATTAAAGCATTCACAAAAGCAGCTTGGATAgcatcaaagattaataacatTAAAAACTGGAGAAGGGGAAAATGTAGCATCTCAAAGTATATTTGTTACCTTTGAACAGTAGGAACAATTACCACAAGGCATGATGAAAGCTCCCACAACGCGGGACCCAATCGGATATCTGAAAGGTCAAGAAGACCAAAAtgggttttcaaaaacaagtgaAGATATTACATTACAATATCACAACACTTCTATACAGAACCAGAAGGCCATTTTAATCCATAAATATATCTGCACCTTTCTATTAATTTGTGGTCTGTGAGTGGCCCAAGTTCAACAACTTCACCAGTTATCTCATGCCCCACAACACAAGGACTAGAAAATGGAAGTTCACCTTTCATAACATGGAGATCAGAGTGGCAGACTCCACAGGCTGCATTCAAAGATACAATGTCAGATGCCGTTGCTGAATCATCATATATAAGTAATTAAATGCATATGCTGGCTTAAACAATAAAACTGAGGATAACCACAACCAATATAAGACAAGCAGAAATCAAAAGGAACTGTAAAATATCACACAACAGTCTAGCTTTCAATTTCTGAAAACATCACTGAGGGCCTTGAAAATTCTAATTAATAGGACAAGATTCATCAAATTACTAGAGTCTCAGTTCAAGATCTATGGTCAGATGTCTTCTCAAAGTTCAAAAACAATACCAAGCTATATTTCAAAGGAGGCAGCTGGCTTGCAAAAATGTGCTAAATTGTCATCAACTTCATCCATATTGAATTTGAGTGGTCTTAAACAAATAGATGATtccattataattatattatttgcgAATGGTACTTAGTATAATCCCCTAAAATGATTTACTTCTTTTCACTCTATAACCAAGCAAAATAATGGAAAAGggtttttataaaattaaattagataTAGAAGAACCCTTTTGACCCAGTGGAGCTTCTTGCTTCCTTAGCTctttaaatcattaaaatatttgacaATTCACAAAATGGTAATCACTCTtcttttccaacatttttttttcaggaACCAAACAAAGCTAAACATAAAATCTGATCAATTAACAGAGTGTACACATCATCATTCAATCTAATAAGAAAATATTGATCTGTTTTTATAAGAACCTGAAGAATTCATCATAATCATTCAATTCTACCGTTTGTATCAGTTCAGTAGATCTTTAAAAAAGAGAAACCAAAGTCAAAACTAGAACcacacttcttcttcttctttttttcttttttctttttttgtcagAGCAACCAAACAACATCAAAtgcaaaacccacaaacaaaaaaactagcagtgttagaaatatatatatgaccTTTGGTCTTGATGAGAACCTCGCCAGCTTTGGGGCGAGGAATTTGGAACTCTTCAATGGTGAGGGGCTTATTGGGTTCCCGAAACACAGCTGCACGCATGTATGAAGGCAATCCCACTCCGCCAGAACTATAACTACGATTACCATTAACACCAAGACTGGTATTTTCGTCAGTCTTATCCATGTTGTTTACGTTAGAGATGGTATGGTCAGGGGTGAGGAATCTATTAGCCAAGCACCAACTAGTAGATCTCAGGATCTTGGTGTTAGAGATGCCTCTGCGGATCATGGTACTTATAAAAGACATTTGGCTTTGCTGGAGATGCTAAACTTTGTCAAAGCTGATTGTTGTTCGGTGCGAACTAAGTGGCCCTTTGAGTTTTGTAAGTGTTGTTGACCTGGTTCTCACTATATTTTTATCCTCCTCTTCATGAAGCTCAAATTTGGAggactattattattatatttatagtaCTATGTATCTTCTCTTTCCTATTTGTTGTCATGTCATGTTATGTTATAGTGTTATACTAATAATATACTataatatactaatatttatCCAGACCAATAATTGGCAATTTAGATAATCATCCGAGTcacataattctttttttttttttttttttttttgggcgtccatctatcaaaaattaaaataaaatttttttggccaTTTGTGAATGAAAGGAACTCTGTcaatgtatataaaaatatgataaagTATCAAACATGTTTCATATCTTGTAATTAACTTTGTGTttgtcttctcaaaaaaaaaatattgtgtttgGTTCAAATGCCCCAACtaaccaccgcacacccttggtgcggtggtcacttCACAATAAGTGCTTGTGGGATGTGGGGGGTAAGGACTAGTGTTTAAGTCttcaggagggagtttcatatatatatatatatatatatatatacacttagattagattagagtaaaaattttatcttgtataaaaaaaaatgcccaaacTATATTATGAAACAATTATCTGAGATCTTTTTTCAATAGCACATGTGAGACTTATCGACCACTGCATACCTTTGGTGTGGTgatcactctacaagtataagtgtctGTTGGTGTGGGGAAACAAAGACTTAGGTTCAAGTCTTCAGAAtgaaacttcacacacataaacacttaaattaagttcagtaaaatttatatcttataaaaatttaaaaaaataaataaataaataaaataaaacctctCTCAGGAagggagaggaaaagaaaataataaggaAGAATAAgttatgaggaaaaaaaaagtaaaaaaaaaagtaaaagaaaatgcTTGCATCTTATATGTAAAGGGAAAAGTAAAGAGGATAATTATATTTGATCTCTCCTCAGTTTGGTTTGCAAAGAGAtagatatgtgtgtgtgtatatatataatactttttttttagagataattacagcATACTGCTAACCCCGTAACTCGAACTCTTTCTCCCTTAAACCCCCAAACACTTTGTGCATAGGGAGgtgtcaattcagctacaaggcctttggcacatatatatatatatatatatatatatatataatactttgAATGTCCAATGAAGTAAAGAGAGTGTGAAAGCTCATGAGCAAAAACGTAATTTGCAGGTCATTAATGGAGGGTCCGGATAGTTATAACTTTTCTTATTCTTACCTACATTTCTCTCCATTCTTGCCCAATTTGGGAACATCATAAATGGTGGGCTTGGTAAATGGTAGGCTTGGATAGATTTGCTTTTactcccaaaaaataaaaaaaaatggtgggcTTGGACAACTATAACTTTCCTTACTTGCATTCCTCTTCACTTCTGCCTAATTTGGGCACATCATAAATGGTAGGCTCGGATAGATTTGCTATTACTCAAAATTtagttcttttcttctctcttataTCAACAATGTTTTAAAAACTAAACCGAACCAGCCAGTTCAACCAAATCTTAAACCAATCtgataaaaatgaagaaaaaaaatcagtaaaaTCAGGAATCGAACCCAATTTCTACTCTTCAACCGttctagtttttaaaaccatgcataTCAACCAAACTGAGGCAGTTCTCTTTTCACCTAGCATTTCCTTCCTATGCTTTATTTTCTCTCCTCGTTCATCTATTTCAAAATACAATGTGTACAGTACACTAGCCAAGGCATGGAACAACGTTGATGTGGCTGGATCTGGACCTTACACGTGGAGTGACTGTGAGTAGGGCTGTCCACAGGTCGGTCCgagtcgggtttgtgcccaacctaCAACCGACCCGATCAGATCGGGTGGAGAAATTCCAAACCCGCCGCCGACCGCGAAAAGCCACCGGTCAATTCGGATCGGACTCGGGTGGGCGGCGGTCGGAGTTGATTTCGACCGAAATAAATTGTAACAAACACTGAAGAACCAAAATCAACagaacaaaaatcaaacttcAGTGGATTGATTCCTGAAGAACAAAATCAACAGATCTACAAACCCAAAGAGAAGATCTACAAACCCAAAGAACAGATCCACACatccaaagaacaaaaacccaaagaACAGATCCACAAATCCACAGATAACCGAACCTAAGAGATGAAATAGAAAGATTGAATCTGAGAGATGGAGGCAAAGACGAGCTGGGACGTTGCGAACGAAGAGCACAGATCAACGACGAAGAGGCAGAGATCGACGATGGAGAGGCATATATCGACAACGACGATCGGTGAAGGGTAAGAACTGAGAGTGAGAGGATGACTTTGGAAAGTAAGGACTGGAATGAGATTGGTTAACAAGCTTCAGACCTTTAAACCCATTGATATGGCGGTCGGGTCGGGTGGCTCGAGTATTGGAGGAAGAGACCCGCACCCGATCCGCCGGAATCGGTTTTGGAAAGTAAGGACCCGCCGCCGACCGTCGGAGGAGTCGGATCGGACGGCGGACGGTTGGGTCCGGTCGGTTTGACAGGGTGGGTCGGATCTGCGGGTTGTTTGGACAGCCCTAACTGTGAGCAAGGGAGATGACACGTTGGTTACAAGATATTATCCTTAGCCCGTGCCAAGGGCGTGACTGCTTTGGGAAGGAAGTAAGATATGCATCTGACATGGGTACTCAAGCACTCACAAAAAAGGAGATAGTGACCTCCTAGGGTCAGGTACTATAGAAGCACCCCTCATTGGCTGAGTGTATGTTGGACCACTTCAAGGACACATGTATCATCTTCAACACCTCTGATGTTCCTCTCATTACTAAAGAATTGTTCCCCATACAGTGGAA of the Quercus robur chromosome 10, dhQueRobu3.1, whole genome shotgun sequence genome contains:
- the LOC126701568 gene encoding uncharacterized protein LOC126701568; protein product: MSFISTMIRRGISNTKILRSTSWCLANRFLTPDHTISNVNNMDKTDENTSLGVNGNRSYSSGGVGLPSYMRAAVFREPNKPLTIEEFQIPRPKAGEVLIKTKACGVCHSDLHVMKGELPFSSPCVVGHEITGEVVELGPLTDHKLIERYPIGSRVVGAFIMPCGNCSYCSKGHDDLCEDFFAYNRAKGTLYDGETRLFLRDGGTPVFMYSMGGLAEYCVVPVHALTNLPESLPYTESAILGCAVFTAYGAMAHAAEVRPGDSVAVIGVGGVGSSCLQIARAFGASDIIAVDVQDDKLQKAKLFGATHTINAKQEDAIEKIREITGGAGVDVAVEALGKPQTFFQCFNSVRDGGKAVMIGLTQSGAIGEVDINRLVRRKIQVIGSYGGRARQDLPKLVRLAETGIFNLSDAVSRKYTFEEAGQAFQDLNEGKIVGRAVIEIM